Proteins encoded in a region of the Falsibacillus albus genome:
- a CDS encoding protein adenylyltransferase SelO — protein sequence MTNEGWKLENSYSQLPRTFYREQMPTPVRDPEIVMFNGPLAESLGLNAKELNSEDGAEIFAGNQLPEGAEPIAQAYAGHQFANFTMLGDGRAVLLGEQITPDGKLVDIQLKGPGRTPYSRGGDGRASLGPMLREYIISEAMHGLGIPTTRSLAVTTTGEPVYRETELPGAILTRVASSHLRVGTFQYAAQWGTKEDLQALADYAIKRHYPHVENDENRYLSLLKEVVKHQAELIAKWQLVGFIHGVMNTDNMTISGETIDYGPCAFMDTFDPGTVFSSIDIQGRYAYGNQPAIGGWNLARLAESMLTLLADEEEEALQLAQDAIAQYPKLYHTHWLSGMREKIGLYNEETEDKTLIEDLLKLMHKHEADYTNAFRALTLDQLDDKPLFESEEFTQWKENWEARLERQEETKEASQELMRKSNPSVIPRNHRVEEALEAAVEKGDYSVMKKLLQVLTDPYAYSSEQEDYTTLPEPTDVPYQTYCGT from the coding sequence TACCGAGAGCAGATGCCGACACCTGTCCGCGACCCGGAAATCGTGATGTTCAACGGGCCATTGGCAGAGTCGCTCGGATTGAACGCCAAGGAACTGAACAGTGAAGATGGCGCAGAAATTTTCGCCGGCAATCAGCTTCCGGAAGGCGCTGAGCCGATTGCCCAAGCCTATGCGGGGCATCAGTTTGCAAACTTCACGATGCTCGGCGACGGCCGTGCGGTGCTGCTGGGCGAACAGATCACACCTGACGGGAAGCTCGTGGATATCCAGTTGAAGGGGCCGGGCCGGACGCCGTACTCCCGTGGAGGCGATGGGCGAGCGTCTCTTGGGCCGATGCTTCGGGAGTACATCATTAGTGAAGCAATGCACGGACTTGGCATTCCGACTACCCGCAGCCTGGCTGTCACGACAACGGGGGAGCCGGTCTACCGTGAAACGGAACTTCCCGGGGCAATTCTAACCAGGGTCGCCTCCAGCCACCTGCGTGTCGGCACCTTCCAGTATGCGGCGCAATGGGGGACGAAGGAAGATCTGCAAGCACTTGCCGATTATGCGATCAAGCGCCATTATCCACATGTGGAAAACGATGAGAACCGATATCTTTCGCTGTTGAAGGAAGTAGTCAAGCATCAGGCCGAACTGATTGCGAAATGGCAGCTCGTCGGCTTCATCCATGGCGTCATGAATACGGACAATATGACGATCAGTGGTGAAACGATCGATTATGGACCGTGCGCCTTCATGGACACGTTTGATCCAGGGACGGTGTTCAGCTCGATCGACATTCAAGGCCGCTACGCATACGGCAACCAGCCGGCAATCGGCGGCTGGAACCTTGCACGCCTGGCGGAAAGCATGCTTACACTCCTCGCAGATGAGGAAGAAGAGGCGCTTCAGCTCGCACAGGATGCGATCGCACAATATCCGAAGCTGTATCACACTCACTGGCTGTCGGGCATGAGGGAAAAAATCGGATTATATAATGAAGAAACTGAGGATAAAACGTTGATTGAGGACCTCCTCAAACTGATGCACAAGCATGAAGCTGACTACACGAATGCGTTCCGTGCATTGACCCTTGATCAACTGGACGACAAACCTCTCTTTGAAAGCGAGGAATTCACCCAGTGGAAAGAAAACTGGGAAGCAAGGCTTGAAAGACAGGAAGAAACGAAAGAAGCTTCGCAGGAATTGATGCGCAAGAGCAATCCTTCCGTCATTCCGCGGAATCATCGGGTGGAGGAAGCGCTAGAAGCAGCAGTGGAAAAGGGAGACTACAGCGTCATGAAAAAACTCCTGCAAGTCCTTACTGACCCGTATGCTTACTCATCTGAACAGGAAGACTATACAACGCTGCCGGAACCAACGGATGTACCGTATCAGACTTATTGCGGGACCTGA